The window TCTATAACTCTCTAAATGTAGTGCCTTGAAAAAGAATTTGTGCctcttgaacttttccacattttcacgTTGCaaccacaaacataaatgtacTTTATTGGGATTCTATATCAATAAAAATTCTAAGACAACACAAAGTAATCCAACAAATTATTCATGGCGTTCAAGATCTCCTCCAAATTAAaatctgaaatgtattttaataccTTCACAAGGGGATAATGCTGGTAAAGTTGACATTCTCTGTGACTTGGTATAATGGCTGGCTTTGTGGCTACTCCAGATCAGcgtctggaccggagtttatTGAGAATGGTCTTCCCCTAATTTCCGATTGTGTGCACTGGCTGTTACGTggataaagctgcccagtttgtaTCACGTCTCAATCAGGTCATTCTGCTGTAAGTCCTGTTCCCTGTGCCATGTATTGCCTAGTCCgatgtctttcatgttgtaTTAAGTCCCTGTTTTACATTAGTTGTGCAATTGTGACCACGTTCCACGTTCCATCCTGTGACAGAACTATATCAAAGCGTTTAGCAATCCCACTGAATGTGCAGTGAGGAGGTGTGAGCTCACGTGTTCATGTCATCCCGCGAGTTGTAAACAGATGTCCAGATGAACTTCCAGGTCAGGAAGAGCAGAGTCGCTACAGCAACAAAGACGAACCAGCAGCAGCCAAactgtcacaaacacacatggggCAAATTCTTAAAGAAGACACCAGTTGGAAAACCGGTCAGGACAAGTGTTTTGAATCTTGAAACAACCCATCAATCAGCAGAGAGGACTAATGAATGTAGGACATATAGGAAATTCTCCCATGGGACACTTCTTCCTCACGCAACAGAATACAACAATGAATACAATGGAAACGAAAGAATCATCCTTGTTGGTATTTTACAAGCCTCATTCTACAGCGTGGGTGTGGGTTTGTGATATGGGAGTGTGAGCAAGTTTGAAAGTCTCTATAAGTGTTACTTGCGTGCAAATAATGCCTGAAGGAGCTGGAGTTACGCCATCGCCTAATCTTGTTTGGTTTTGCTTGGAGCTCTTTGTCAttaatttgggggaaaaaaagcaagcagGTGTCACGCTGCTCCTGGATCAACAGCGGAGAGCCATCAACCGTCTaccacaagtttttttttctacactccGCAATATTGCACAGATAAAAGAAtatggaaaaacaaacaaatttgTCATCAGATGTCAATGAATTCTCTCAAAACTGCACGGCACCCCCATATTAAAGAGCGAGAAGTACATATCTGTACTAACTTGCCCAGTGTTATCTttccaaataataaatatgtattgaTGTGGGTGCAAAAAGGGTCCTTTACTCTGAACTAAACAGAACTTGTTTAGTCAAACATCCCTTATTCATTCAGTGTAAGTAATAGCACCATACAGGTTTATAACTACATACCAGAGCAAGCGTACATAACCACGTTTGACATCACTTATTACATTAGATATAAGTGGATATCATACATAATATTATATGTATTTCACTTCTAAAACAACTTGCCAGGGTGCCTGCatttgaggttgaagtttattgtcatatgtacaaagtacagcgtacagagcacaatgaaattattacttgaaaacctctacatagaagacatagaagacaaagtgcagaagcaataaataataagtcacagaaggacCCTTCTTGCAGAGGGTCCCCTAAATACGATTGGATGCATGGGGCtgtatttaaataggacttgtCACTTGttgcatgttcactaatgtcacataaAGGATGGCTTCTAGTAGGAAGAATTCTAGTGGGCGAACTAGTGAACATGACATTTATGAACATATCCCATGCCACTAGGTCTTATTTACCATATGGAGAAACCCACCATCTTATTGCActgcaaaaagagaaaaaggttTTGTTGAAATGACCGTTAACAACTTCAAACTGTTTCCTAATATTCCACATTTGTTCGTTcttactgtgtatgtgtgtgtgtgtgtgtgtgtgtgtatatatatataggacaCAGGATAGATAACATATTGCgcataaatagaataaaatgttataatgaatatatatataaaatacagacATCTTAAAGGTGTCAGAATAACTGATATCAGAGTCTGGCTGTGGGAAACTGTCCCCTTTCTGGTTCAGTACTAAACAAGAAGCTAGCTGAGTGTATTAAACGTGCAGGCATGTTAATACATGCACTGTAACGACACAAGAAATTGTGAAAACTGTCCTCAGGCACAGAGACCAAAGAATTAATGACAGTGATCAGTGTTGAGCACATTCGATTGccatcaaaaaaaaagacaaaaaaagcaacTGGGAAAAACCATGAAatcaaaaaaactttatttcttattaccatgtcaaaataaatgtaagatCACTGCAGATCTCTATTTGCCTTCTATTCAGCAAAGTTGCATTGTGGTGAGCCCTCTAGGTCGTGAGCTGCATGCAAAGCAGATTGAATTTCGCACCATGTaggaatcccccccccccccccccttttttttttttttttttttttcttcagtgatTCCAGATCAATTCATAAAAGTAGACTGTCTGATATACTAAAAATCAAGACCTTTTTCTTACATTCATCTCTGCATGTCAGGCAACATAACTAAGAATCTCTGCATGTCAGACAACGTTCTacattacatgaataaaatgttttgggaaaagtaatttttttagttGTAATTTTTTTCGAGAGGGTTACTCACTTTTCCATTCCTGCTGCCCGTTCTCCTGCACTGGCAGCTGTACATCCATCGCACGAAGCTCCGGAACATGTCATTCGCAGGCAACATTTGTGGTTGATGGTCAACGGCAAGATGGACTTGTTGGTAGAAATCTGAATCCTGCAAGATTAAAAGGAAACCCGCAGACAGTAAATATGCAATCCACCAGTCTGTATCGATTACATGcaggaagaaagagaaacatgtcggcttttaaagaggaagggtgttttaaatgatatttaaatgagGAAGAGGAAAGGATCCTGGGAGGCTTTCAGACTGAAAAGCCCAAAAAGCCCTCACTCATCTTCCATGTGGGTCGCGACATACAAACGTCACCCTACTAAACACATGTGGGTTTGAAGGCATCCGCTCGGTGAGATCATTTTTCttgtaaaattatataataatagcAGTGCAGCCCAGCACATCTGTCACCTTTTTGGCAAGTCTGGCCCTGGCAGGGAACGCCGGGAATATTAAGTTTCAcagtttaagaaaaaaaaaaaaaaacggcatgaCAGGTTCACGGCGGAGGTGATCAGACAGACTTGCCTACACACGTCATCTGGAAACGAGACAACTCTGTCAAAAACGGTCATGCCACACAGCCAAATAAAGCAAACATTCAAAATATAAAACCAAATATTCAATCACTAATTAGTGCATAGGCATTGTATTTAATGCTTTTATGctttgattattttaaaaagtataacaCTACAGAACACTGCACCGACCCCTAAACATTTAGCCCTCCTACCATGCACATGAACACAGGGGCATCACACGAACTGGCCAAGCATGGTACGGTAACTTGCATACGGCCGATGACCGATGCACGGTGACAAACACAGTGTTTAGTGGAGgcacaaaaaactaaaaaaggaTCTTGACACAGCAGTCTTCACATAAAGACTGCTTGCCATCAGCATATAATGGGTGTGTGACTTTGAGACGTGTGTCCCTGTCCACTTGCAAGAGGCTGAGGCTACTATTAAAACTGTGATTATTGGGTATCACGCCTCTGTTGActcactttctttttccttcaaaATGCACGTATAATGAAAGTTACCAGTTTAATAagcaaatgcaaacaaaaccTGCAACACCTAAACTAGTATTACTgctaacaataataataatagtaataaaataagGTTTTAGCCCCCAGCAAGCCCCAGCCTGAAGCGGCAGGTGCACCAGGCGCTTCCTGCACCAGATCGGGTGCGAATGTCGCTGCTCATCGGCTGGAACCGGGACGGACACTTGACCGGTTCACGAAGGTAGAACCGAAATCCCCGTCGCCGCCGCGTCCGTCCGTGTTCTgaccggtttttttttttttttactcttgacGCTGACACTACGATAAAAGCCCCCCGCCCACCCCACACCGGCGGAATCCGGCTTCGGGCCGCGGGGGAGTGGAGACGGCCAGAAGGCTGCGGACGCTGCGGGTCCACGCGTGTTCACACCGGGAAACTTTTACTGCAGTTTTACGCACCAGCATCGGACAGCAACgcgcctgcgtgtgtgtgtgtgtgtgtgtgtgtgtgtgtgtgtgtgtgtgtgtgtgtgtgtgtcctcgagtgggggggtgggggtcaccTACCGTGGAGTCACCGCGATCGAAGTCCCCCCACACCTTCACGCTCGCAGGGATAAAGTGTTACAAGAAAATTTCCCACGAGCCCGAACTCTCCACcttctctccacctcctcctctcctctcctccacctcccctcATCCGCGCTGTTCCACGGACGGGTGGGTGTTGgggacgggggtgggggggggcggggtctgCGGTAGAGAGAAAATATAAATTTGCAATATTTCCACCATTGCCAAGGAATCATAGATTGAGTAAAGATTAAAGCATGTAAATGAGGATTAAGTACTGTGGCAAATTAGAGGCAGTTTTTACTAAAATATTAACTagtgtaaatttcccacttatAAAGCAtcctcttatcttatcttgGCGAGTAATTCATGGCATAGATTATGTACAGTTTTCAGAGCCTTTATTATATATGGTTTGTGAAGAACTGGTAAAATACCGATACATGTTTATAAAGTTAAAAGTTACGTGATTGTCACGTTATACTACACAGCAGTACAGAAATTTTGTTGGCCTAGTTGatgataatatatttataaagatataatataatgaaatgCTAAATTCATGATAAAATCACAAGCCAACAAATTATGCACatgaaaagttttgtttttgttttactttttgtgAGTGGGTCATGATGCTTCATAAATCTGCATCAGGGAGAGTCCCCTAACTACAATGCAGTGACCGAAAATTGCAAAGGGAAAGGGCTGCAAAAGCAACCTTTTTACAATAATCTGGCATGATTGTAAAACATTCAAGCTTTCTTTTTCACTCTGGTTATGTGTTGAATTTCTCTTTCAGTTAAAAGCACGTGGAAAAAAGTGAGCGTATTCTAATGGCCCAGCAGGTAGAGGCTCCCGGCTTTGTCTGTGAGTGTGCCATGGGATTCCGCCCGAGGGAAAGTAGATCGGCAGCTCCAGCCTggccataggtgtgtgtgtgtgtgtgtgtgtgtgtgtgtgtgtgccttgtgGCAGACCTGGGAGATCAGTGCATTGATACAAATCATGGGCCGTAGATGCGGTAACAGGAACAGACAACTGAAGCCTGTGCCAGTGAAACACATTCCACTCTTTTGTTGAGGCTGCAGACTCAAAGACAAGCTAAACAAGCCTTTCAACAAAGGGTTCTGTATTATTGTAATCTGGTGAGAGATCTAACCAGCACTTTATCTTGTCATTTCATTAGATTTGTTGTCTTAAATAATCTAATAAATATGCACCAGTcatccacaacattaaaacctctGACAGGAGGTTTGTTCAGATCATGTGGTATCACAACATTAGGTTGTTAATTATCATCTAATCATTAATAATATCTGGCTGGGGCTCCAAGAACAAGGGTAGCCTGCAACAGTCATGCATCAACAGAGCTGTCTGTGGTACTGTGCTACTACATCCggaaatggttttattaatCAGGGGAAATTAATCAATCTTCAGGTTAATTATACTCATTAAATAATAAGTGTTCATAGCATTTAAAACTGGCAACTATACAGGCATGTTTACACTCATTAGACTCAGATAAGATAACATACGCATAAATCATACATCATACACAGCCATACATCATAtacaaaggggcagtggtggcctagcggttaaggaagcggccccgtaatcagaaggttgccggttcgaatcccgatccgccaaggtaccactgaggtgccactgagcaaagcaccgtccccacacactgctccccgggcgcctgtcatggctgcccactgctcactcagggtgatgggttaaatgcagaggacaaatttcactgtgtgcaccatgtgctgtgctgctgtgtatcacatgtgacaatcacttcactttttttaaaaaatatagatattaaCAATGTCTTGCTATCGACCtttaaagataaagtgaagttattgtcacagcagcacacggtgcacacagggaaatttgtcctctgcatttaacccttggtgagcagtgtgtggggacagtgctataatcagtggcaccttggcggatcaggatccttaacccctaggccgccactgccccagtaaaaAGTTTTACTAATGCATTAAACACATTGAAGTGGTGCTATGCatgaaaagggaagaaaaaagaatCAGGGGACTCTTCGTGCTATTCATAGTAATTTTATTAGCCAGAAAGGTGTTCCAGCAGAGCTTTGTACAACAATAAGGAAGGTTATTAATACAAGGCTTCGCGTTGTATTTGGTGTACTTCCTGGACAGTCGGTGGCGCTGTTGTGCTAAAAATTATTTTTCCTTCGGGAATCGTTTCCGGTTCCTCCACGACTTCATTTGGGTTACGTTGAATTgcgaacatttatttttatttgctctCAGCATCGCGATCAAATCTTTCCTCCCCAGCGCCTCTCGCGAGATTATTTCCTATATCGCAGCAATGTTCTGAATGTCGTGTAAATAACGAACGCGGATCTGGGTCCGTATCTTCTGCAGCGATGGAGCAGAAGAACTCGTACGACGATTACCAGCTGCCCGTGGTGTTTCTGCCCTCCTACGAGAACCCGCCAGCGTGGATCGCCCCGCAAGACGTAAGGCCGCCTCACACATGCCGCCTCCTCGATTACTGTGGGTCAAAACTGCAAACGGGGCGTTTTCCTCCTCTCTGTCCAGCGGGTCCACCACCCCGACTACAACAACGAGTTGAGCCAGTTCCTCCCTCGCACCATCGTCCTGAAGAAGCCTCCTGGTGCTCAGCTTGGCTTCAACATTCGCGGCGGGAAAGCATCGCAGCTGGGAATCTTCATTTCTAAGGTTCGTCTGGCTGTTTTCATGGTTCCCAAGCAGCATTTCACGATTCACTAGGCTGTTCATCCACAACACCTCATTATAAAGCGTGGGGAAGCCAAACGTGCAGGAATGGATGCCCTTCAGGACGAAGGTTTCTGATGTCTGTGTTTCAGAAGACCAgaaagacacaggttcaaaccccacttactttcattgagtccctgagcaagacacttaaccctgagcatctccatggtgactgtcCATGTCTCAGAATAGTCATTTCATTTACACTGACTTTACTAATTCAGCTGTCCTAACAAATGCTTAGAGCAACTGAAACTTTTCTCATTACATAAAACATTGCTCTCATTAACTTGTTAAAGGAttaaagtgagtgagtgagttttacACTCAGACTGCTTGTTACTCCGCCCCCACCCAGGTGGTACCAGATTCTGATGCCCATAGAGCTGGACTTCAGGAAGGGGACCAGGTGCTGTCAGTTAATGATGTGGACTTTCAGGACATAGAGCATTCCAGGGTGAGAGACTCCTGGAGTCTGGTACTGGCCATAGAGCATCCCACCTCACCTCACTCTTCTAATCTCAACAAATCTAAATATATAGTGTAGTTTACAACCTTATCAGAATGGctgtaataaatatttcatgatgtttctaatacatttctttattacCTACTTTGTGGCTGTTATGGAGACTAAGGTGGAGCCATTtggaagaatccaatgcaagaaacatatttagtatttgttgtatcaggagaaagtgaagtatggttgatgaatctgttttttcagtcatgtctttttttccttcatggctgctttgttcattattttcatgattaaGAGACAAATGTTCAGTGTTTGCAAGTttggtttgtttattacataacctcatgtgtgttatttccaaGTCCAGTTatgttctgtaatgtaaaaaaatgcaagacccataaatgaggagaggtgtccaaacttttgactggtagtgtaatgCATTTAAGATACATTTATGCACATGACTGAGCAGTGTGTTGTAACTGGGTGCTTTTTACACTGGAATTCATTTATCTGGCTGCTTTATTTAGGCTGTGGAGATATTGAAAACAGCCAGAGAGATTCTGATGAGAGTGCGCTTCTTCCCATACAGTGAGTATAGATTCCAGTTTGTGATATTCccttaatttaaaatgttttaaaaaacataacttggtttaaataaaaatgttattattcgcaatataatttttatataaccTTTAATTCTCAGACTACCAGAGACAGAAGGAAAGAACTGTCCACTAGGGGGCAGAGTTGCTGATCCTGCCACTGGAGAAATGTGGGGACagtagagagagaggggtgggacCATCACTGTCTCTCAGATTGCAGCTTCTTTTCCCAGCACATGACAGAATGGACTGTGACTGACTGACTCATTCCCACAACCCACCAGTGCACACCCACGATTTACCAGCCATGAAAATGAAGCAGACATGCAGTCACAAATGGGGCTGGATATGAATTATTAATCTTGTAAAGGCAGCAAGTTTTTTAAGAAATTCTACACTGAACACACTGCATAAAAACTGAGATACAAACTGAAGCTGAACACACTGGATGACCAATGGTGGACTGGGGAAGTAATCCAAATGCATAGCCTCATCCATGACTGTTATGTCTAATGTAATGTTCTGGTTCTCAAAATGACCACGCCCCCTTTTagggtgagagagagtgtgtgtgtgtgtgtgtgcacttagTCCAACTATTTCATGAACTTGAAGATGTAATTACTACAATCAATATCCTTTGTATTGGGTACTAGTTAGTTGGAAAGTGAATTGCAGAGGATCCCGCagtacaataaaatattgaaaatattgatatcACAGTACTGTTGATTCTGCAAAACAGTTTTCTGCAATACAATTATATGTGTAGAAGATGAACCTGTAGAAGAAAATGTCTCACAAAGTACAATTTTATAATTGGCCATttgaatcagaaaactttattaatccctaaggaaatttctttttttttttttttttaccataccTTACCTTTACCATAAACCACAGATTTTTAGAAACAACAGAGAAAATAGTCTACACTTCAATACAGTTGCCATTTTTATATGCACTCATCATGAGCATGAATGCTATTGTGAATACTGATTATACAACATACATGTGAAGTCATCTTTAAAATTCTGTGGATTTTAGAAAATCTTTAGCAAATATTCCTAATGTACAACCAAAGGAAATGATATATTGAACTGACAACCAAAACAGCATGTGTAACAACAGAATAAATGGCAGTGGCGGTTCAGTTAAAGTAGCTGAAAATGTAAGGGACATAATGCATGAGGTTTCATGGGGTTGTTTGCATCAATAAAGGCAGCCTGAATAATACAGGTCAACCCCTATTGGTCATATTTTCATTTGTCATGGTTCGTTAGAACATTTTCACTTTATATTACAAcatgctgattggctgatttcCCCCCAAATTTAGAATTACCTGATGGGATGCTTTTCTGTATCCGTGCAACCAAGTAAAGGTGTGAtgtgttcagaattcagaacaAGAATTCTTACTCGATCATTGGAATTGAACTAATTCATGCTAACATGTTTGGATTTAGCCTCATATTCAGTTGTACACGAAGatgattattatttctgttattatttctgATGCAATTTCACCtcacaataaaaatgaacatggtTAAAAAGCAGGGGTGTTCAGCATAGAAGTGCCTTTGGGGAAAAAGTGTTCTGTGATAGTCATTCCATgtctaatttattattaataattttcagCACCAACACACCTTCTGCAACATCATGCGCTGCTGATTGGAAGATCAGATGAACCAAATCTTGAGAAAGACCACTGTGGACCCCcttttaaagtgattgtgatacacagcacacagtgacacaacgaaatgtgtcctctgcttttaaccatcacccatggtcagcagtaggcagccatgacagacgcccgaggagcagtgtgtggggacggtgctttgcacaatGATCACAGCAGTCATTGATGCTGAATGTGGCTTAACAGGTTGGGAATGCATTCctcataaataactaaataaatgtatttgtttaataataacacatttttgaaTTTCTGGTCAAGGGTGTGGCAAAACCAGACCATAAATGTTCAGTCATATGTTtaacattgttcattttatataCTGTTATCATGTTACTATTGTTATTATACACTGTGGTCTCTGTAATGCCTTATCTGTAAAATGTCTATTTTGAATGCATGTATTAATAACAATTCACAATAAATTAGCTATACATGatatttcacaaataaatgATGTACCATGAAGTGTAGAAGACCGTAGCAAGACAAACACCTATgattgttcattcatagtgtgaTTGTGGAAGAATCCAGGAACACCACCACTCatcaccaaaattttactgaaGGAAAGGCACCTAGAGAGGCATTTACAGAAGCAAACacttaaaaaatgaatattacACAGGGATTTTACAGCATGTCATTGGTTCAAAACAGCAAATGCCTGTGAAGCTATTCTTAACATAACGAGTAGTTTGAAAATTTTCACTCCTTTTGGTCCTCCGTCTCTCCCTTGCTCAGACGCAtcgacacacactcacacacacacgcacacacacacacacacacacacacacacacaacaagtcTTCTAGAACACATCAACCCTGACACCCTAGATAAGGTGTGAAGTCACATTAACCGAGCTGCTAAACTCAAACTGCGTAATAAAAAGAGCAACGTGATTAAACAGAACACCAGAGTCATCGTCTACGCGAACCGCAACTTGTTGGTCGCACACTCCGGATAAATCATGTCATACTAAACATCATATTAAACATGTCAACACAGTTTTGACAATGAGGTAACACATGTTCAAAAATGTTCGTGTtctaatattgtttttaatatacaaGCAATATGCAACAATACAAGGTACAAAATCTTACAATGTACTTAatgttaaaatgacataaaaaagcagACTTTGACCCTTCAGCGTACATTGTTCTCAACTTTCATTTTAGATCCTTCATTTATTGGCTTTATAAAGGGATGGTTAGTACTGGCCTGTCCAATGCTATTGCTGAACACAAGATAGGTTGGTGGAAGGTAAAGCTCAATCTTCCTAGATCTGCACAGTTTGGAGGTAATTAATGCCAAAATGTGCTCTGCCATCAGCACCAGTGAGCCAAAAAAAGCtctaatatatttataataataacaacaataatgtaaaaaaagtcacaCTAAACAAGTCCACTTCCCTGCCACCCCACCCAGATGGCATGGCAGGTTCAGCTGCTGTCCTCGTTCTCCTGAGCGTCCCGGCTGGAGCTCTCGTCCACGTTCTCCAGTGAGTCTACGCGCTGGATGGAGAGCTGCGAGGGGTCCATCATGGGCAAGGTGCACTGCTCGGGGTGCAGCCAGGGCTTCTGATCAGGAGAGTTCTGCTGCTTCCATGCCGGGTAGGTCTGTCCCGCCTTGTACACACATTTCAGGACCTGGAGAAAGCGAAGAACCACGTAACATTTAGTGACCGATAAGAATGCTATCCTATCATAGACTTTGTCACGGCCTATTGATTCCAGGATTCGTGCTGCACCTTTAATAGGTGAAGCATTTCTCCACAATTACACAACGTTT of the Denticeps clupeoides chromosome 18, fDenClu1.1, whole genome shotgun sequence genome contains:
- the pdzd11 gene encoding PDZ domain-containing protein 11, whose product is MEQKNSYDDYQLPVVFLPSYENPPAWIAPQDRVHHPDYNNELSQFLPRTIVLKKPPGAQLGFNIRGGKASQLGIFISKVVPDSDAHRAGLQEGDQVLSVNDVDFQDIEHSRAVEILKTAREILMRVRFFPYNYQRQKERTVH